The Acidobacteriota bacterium genomic sequence CAGGCAAACACAACCTTGCCGAGCTTCGCTCTTTCCAGGACTGGAATCTACGTTATGCGCTGCAGAGCGTGCCCGGTGTGGCGGAGGTGGCGGGTATCGGCGGCTTCCAGAAACAGTATCAGGTTACGATCGATCCCAACCGCCTTCAGAACTATGGCCTGTCGGTGATTGAGGTGACGGAAGCGATTCGAAGGAGCAACAATGAAGTCGGCGGGCGTCTCATCGAGTGGAGCGGTCGGGAGTACATGGTTCGCGCTCGCGGTTACATCCAGGACACAGAAGCCCTTGAGCAGGTTGTCGTGAAAGCCAGTGAGACAGGCACCCCCGTGTTGCTGAAGGACGTAGCGACCGTCGCACTCGGTCCGCAAATGCGTCGCGGCATCGCCGACCTCGACGGCAAGGGGGATGTGGTCGGTGGCATCGTTGTGATGCGCCACGGCGAAAACGCGCTCAACGTCATCAAGCGCGTTAAAGCAAAGCTGGAGGAGTTGAAACCATCGTTGCCGGAAGGCGTTGAGATTATTACTACATATGACCGTTCAGAGTTGATTCAAAAATCTATCGATAACCTCAAGGAAGAGTTGCTGATGGAAATGATCATCGTCAGCATCGTGATTTTATTTTTCCTCTGGCACATCCCCTCAGCGCTCGTGCCGATCATTACAATTCCCATCTCAGTGGCGCTCTCGTTCATTCCGATGTTTTACATGGGGATCACTTCGAACATCATGAGCCTGGCTGGAATTGCCATCTCGATTGGCGTGCTGGTCGATGGAGCCATTGTCGAAGTGGAGAATGCCTACAAGAAACTCGAGCGGTGGAAGGAAAGCGGGCGCGTAGGAGATTTTCACAGAATCCGGCTCGAAGCGTTGATGGAAGTCGGGCCATCGGTCTTTTTCTCGCTGCTGGTCATTGCCGTATCGTTCCTGCCTGTCTTCACGCTCGTCGAACAGGAGGGCCGCCTTTTCAAGCCTCTGGCTTACACAAAGACACTCGCCATTGGTCTCGCGGCACTTCTGGCAGTTACGCTAGACCCCGCGGTGCGGATGCTGTTCACGCGGATGGATCCGTTCAACATTCGTCCAAAATGGCTGGCATGGTTAGTCAACGGATTCGCCGTCGGTAAATACTATCCCGAGGAAAGACACCCCGTCAGCCGCGTGCTGTTCTGGATCTACGAAAGACCCTGCCGATGGGTGCTGCGTCATCCAAAGATTATCATCGCAGCCTCGATCCTCATCATGGCGACGACCATACCCATTTACAGAAAACTCGGCCATGAATTCATGCCTCCCCTCAACGAGGGGACAATCCTCTACATGCCAACGACATTCCCCGGGTTATCCGTAACCGAGGCGCAGCGTTTGATGGAAAGCGAAGACCGCATCCTTAGTTCATTTCCAGAGGTCGTTTCGGTCTTCGGCAAAGCGGGTCGCGCGGACACCTCCACAGACCCCGCACCCTTTTCGATGATGGAGACCGTGGTTGTTCTCAAGCCGATGAATGAGTGGCGGCAAAAGGAACGCTGGTATTCGTCGTGGGCGCCGAAATGGTTGGCTGGCTTCCTCGGTCATATATGGCCCGAGCACATTTCCTGGGAAGAGCTCATCGGAGAGATGGACCGCACCCTTCAATTTCCCGGGAATGTCAATGCCTGGACCATGCCCATCAAGGCGCGCATCGACATGCTCAGCACGGGCGTTCGCACTCCCATTGGCATTAAAATCTTCGGCGCGGACCTTAACAAAATCCAGGAACTCGGCGGACAGGTTGAGAGCATCCTGCGCAATCTACCCGGCACGCGCAGCATTTACGCCGAGCGCGCTGCTGGAGGCTTCTTTGTTGACTTCGTGCCAAAGCGCGCGGCACTCGCCCGTTACGGCCTGACAGTGGATGATCTGCACATGGTCATTATGACCGCGGTTGGAGGAGAGACTCTCTCCACCACCATTGAAGGCCGCGAGCGATACAGCATCAACCTGCGTTACCCGCGCGACCTGCGTGGCGACCTCGACCAGTTGCAGCGCGTGCTGGTTACCGCTCGCACCAGAGGCGACCTGATGGCAACAAAAGGTGGCAGCATGGCCATGAGTGGCAGCAACCAGCGCTCGGCGCAAGGCGTCGTCCAGGTTCCCATCGTCGAACTGGCAGATATCAAGCTGGTTAACGGCCCAGCGATGATCCGCGATGAAAACGGGATGCTGGCTGGTTACGTTTTTGTGGACATCGCAGGACGTGACATCGGCGGATATGTCGAAGAAGCCAAACGCGTCGTATCACGACAACTGAAGCTGCCGACTGGCTACTCGCTGGTCTGGAGCGGTCAATATGAGAACATGCTGCGTGTCCGCGAACGACTTAAAGTGATCCTGCCCGTCACCATACTCCTGATCTTTATGCTGCTTTATATGAACACAAAGTCCGCATTCAAAACGCTGGTCGTCATGCTGGCCGTGCCATTCTCGCTGGTTGGTGCTGTGTGGCTCCTGTGGCTGCTAGATTACAATATTTCCATCGGCGTCTGGGTCGGGATGATTGCTCTGATGGGACTCGATGCCGAAACAGGCGTGTTCATGTTGCTGTTTCTCGATCTCTCGTATGAGGATGCTAAACGAGAGGGACATCTCAAGAGCATGGCCGATCTCCACGAAGCCATCATCCACGGCGCCGTCAAACGTGTCCGCCCCAAGATGATGACCGTTGCCGCCGCTTCGATGGGCTTGATGCCAATCATGTGGAGCATGGGCACGGGCGCCGACATGATGAAACGCATCGCTGCACCGATGGTCGGGGGCTTATTCACCAGCTTCATCATGGAATTGCTGGTTTACCCCGCCATCTACCTGCTATACAAATGGCATAAAGAAGTAAAAAGTCTATCGGGACAGAGGTGAGCAACGTGAAGATAGAGGAAAAACCGTTTTCCCTGGCGAAAGGAGAAGCAAGAATCAAAATCCCTATCGAGGGGATGAGTTGTGCCTCCTGTGTCCAGAAAGTCGAGAGATCTCTGAAGAGAGTTGAAGGTGTCATTGAGGCTTCGGTCAACATCGGAACCGGGCTTGCCAGCATCCGGTATCTTCCTGGTGTCGTAGGTTACCCGGATCTCAAAAAGGCTGTTGAATCCGCCGGAGGCTACCGAGCGGGGGCACCTGTTGAAGAAACTTGCGGCGAAGAAGCAAAAAAAACGATGCCGGGAGAAAAGGAGATCCCGGTCTTGAAGAAAAAGCTCATCATCAGCGCTATCCTGACTTTTCTGGTCCTTCTCGGGTCGTTCCGGGATTTCCTGCCCTTCCTTCGCTTCCTTCATGAGGATGTCAACCGGATTATTCTTTTTTTCCTGACGGTCCCTGTGATGTTCTGGTGCGGAGCGTCATTCTTCCGGGGAGCTTTCCTCGGGCTCAAGCATTTCTCCTCAGATATGAACACACTCATTGCTGTTGGCACATCTTCCGCGTTTTTCTACAGTGCCACCGCTACCTTCTTCCCGGGATATTTTGAATCAGCCGGACAGAAACCGGATATCTACTATGACACAGCTGCGGTCATCATCACTCTGATCCTTCTCGGCCGTATGCTCGAAACCAGGGCGAAGGGAAAGACCTCTGAAGCCATCAGGAAACTCATGGATCTTCAGCCGAAAACAGCCAGAATCGTGAGGGATGGCCAGGAGGAGGATCTCCCCGTAAAGGAGGTCGTTCCCGGAAACATCATCATCATTCGACCGGGCGAGAAGATCCCTGTGGATGGCATCGTTCTGGAAGGCTCTTCATCAGTGGATGAATCCATGCTGACAGGAGAGAACCTGCCCGTTCAGAAAAGCGTCAATGATGCCGTATTTGGAGCCACTATTAATAAAACTGGTTCCTTTAAATTAAGAGCCACAAAGGTAGGAAAAGATACGGCACTGGCTCAGATCATTAGAATGGTTCAGGATGCCCAAGGCTCAAAAGCTCCCATCCAGAAACTTGCTGATAGAGTCGCGGGAATTTTCGTTCCAGTTGTCATCTCCCTGGCTATTCTGACTTTTATTGTATGGCTCATCTTTGCACCCTCATCCGCTTTTAAGCTGGCACTGCTCAATTTCGTTTCTGTGCTGATCATCGCGTGTCCCTGCGCCCTGGGGCTTGCAACGCCGACTGCTGTGATGGTTGGAACAGGAAGAGGGGCCGAGATGGGAATACTCATCAAAGATGCCCAGGCTCTGGAAACATTATATAAAATAGACACAATCATCCTCGACAAAACAGGAACAATAACGAAAGGCGAACCATCTGTAACAGATATTATTCCCTCCGAAGGAATGGAAGAAAGTTACCTCCTCAAGAGCGCTGCCTCTTGCGAGAGAGTTTCGGAACACCCGCTTGCAGAAGCCATCGTAAAAGCAGCCATCCAGAGAAATCTACTGCTTGATGAACCTGCCGATTTTCATTCTTTTTCCGGACATGGAGTTGAAGCTTCCGTTTCTAACAGGAAAGTGGTTATCGGTAACCGGAAATTCATGCAGGATAGGAAAATCGAACTCGGAGAGCTTGCCATAAAAGCTGACCTTCTCTCTCTTGAAGGAAAAACATCTATTTTTGTTTCAATCGATGATTCTATAGCAGGAATTATCGCCGTGGCCGACACGATGAAGGAAGATTCAAAAAATGCTGTCATGGAGTTAAAGGGCATGGGAATGGAAGTCATCATGATGACGGGAGATAGCATGTCAACGGCTGAAGCGATCGCCAGAAAAGCAGGCATTGAAGACGTTATATGTGAGGTTTTACCTGAAGAGAAAGCAGAAGAAGTTAAGAATCTTCAGATCCTGGGAAAGATCGTAGCGATGATTGGCGATGGAATCAATGATGCTCCTGCTCTCACACAGGCCGATGTTGGCATCGCCATTGGAACGGGAACCGACATTGCCATGGAAGCATCCGATATAACCCTTATAAAGGGAAACCTCCTGGCGGCTCTAAGAGCGATAAGGCTCAGCAAAATGACCATGATGACCATCAGGCAAAACCTCTTCTGGGCATTTGCCTACAACACCCTTGGAATTCCTGTGGCGACTGGGATTCTCTATCCCTTTTTATCACAGGATGGACTCATAGGCCCGTTAATGGGATGGGAAGGATTCCTCAATCCCATGGTTGCCTCGGCAGCAATGGCATTAAGCTCTGTTTCTGTTGTTTCAAATTCCTTGCGCTTAAGAACCAAAAAAATCATTTAAAATGAAGCCCGCATGATTATATTGCTAATCAAATCGAGGATTCACGACGTTGCTGTATATAGAGCCAAATGTGTAGCTGAAGCCAGCCCAGACGTAATAGTAATAGTGCGATTCCAACTGCTTTCTTCTTAGCAAAATCTCTTCGTAGCTTGCCCCTCCCTTGGGCAGAGAAATCCTGTCATGAATCCTCTCGTAAATCCCCCAGAGATTGAAAGAAATATTCTTGGTGAGTTTTAGGTCCAGTTCGCTGTATAGCTCTAAGTGGTTCTTATTGAAATCATTTAAATAATTGGCACCTTCCAGTGATGTACTTATGGACCCCCACTTCTGTTTGAGCTCCAGGGTGGCTGATAGCGATTCGTTAAATAATTGTTCGCTGGTTTTATCATAGATGGTTTCTTCTCTGTAGTGTGCTGATACGTATCCAATTTTATACTGGAATCTAAGCTGCTTTCTTGTGGATTCAGAATAAGGGAAAACGTTATATTCAATGGCAGGAGCTACTTTATAGGATGCCCTCATATTATCGTATGTGGATGAATAGGCTGAACAGTATCCTCCCGCAGACCAGTGCTCATTGATACTTTTCACAATGAGGCCGAAAAAGCTTCTGGAGTGAAAAGCACTGGAGATGGTCTGGTCTCCTATTTTGAATTCGTCTCTGTAGGAGCTGGCGGATAGAGATGTTTTTATTTTAAGTTCCGGCGTTACCCGGTTGGCTGAAAAAGAACCATATATCGAATTGGAACTCCAAAGTTTTTCACCACGTAAAGAGCCGTTTAGACTTATGCTGAAAACCCAGAAATTCCACTTATCTTCAACTGCAGTAGGTTTCACTTTTTCAAGAAGGGAAATGGAGATGCGATCGGCAATTGGAGTTTTTGCCACATAGGAGATCAAGCCCATTTTTAAAACCTTCACAAGGCCCTCCCTGATTTTGTCTTCAGAATCCGTTTTCTTGGAGAAGTGAATTAACGTATTATTGATGCCATCGAATTCCTTCTGCCCATAGAAAGCAAGGGTGTATTCTTTTCCGCCGCTTCCCGTGGGTTGAGTTGTTATGAGGACGT encodes the following:
- a CDS encoding heavy metal translocating P-type ATPase, whose translation is MKIEEKPFSLAKGEARIKIPIEGMSCASCVQKVERSLKRVEGVIEASVNIGTGLASIRYLPGVVGYPDLKKAVESAGGYRAGAPVEETCGEEAKKTMPGEKEIPVLKKKLIISAILTFLVLLGSFRDFLPFLRFLHEDVNRIILFFLTVPVMFWCGASFFRGAFLGLKHFSSDMNTLIAVGTSSAFFYSATATFFPGYFESAGQKPDIYYDTAAVIITLILLGRMLETRAKGKTSEAIRKLMDLQPKTARIVRDGQEEDLPVKEVVPGNIIIIRPGEKIPVDGIVLEGSSSVDESMLTGENLPVQKSVNDAVFGATINKTGSFKLRATKVGKDTALAQIIRMVQDAQGSKAPIQKLADRVAGIFVPVVISLAILTFIVWLIFAPSSAFKLALLNFVSVLIIACPCALGLATPTAVMVGTGRGAEMGILIKDAQALETLYKIDTIILDKTGTITKGEPSVTDIIPSEGMEESYLLKSAASCERVSEHPLAEAIVKAAIQRNLLLDEPADFHSFSGHGVEASVSNRKVVIGNRKFMQDRKIELGELAIKADLLSLEGKTSIFVSIDDSIAGIIAVADTMKEDSKNAVMELKGMGMEVIMMTGDSMSTAEAIARKAGIEDVICEVLPEEKAEEVKNLQILGKIVAMIGDGINDAPALTQADVGIAIGTGTDIAMEASDITLIKGNLLAALRAIRLSKMTMMTIRQNLFWAFAYNTLGIPVATGILYPFLSQDGLIGPLMGWEGFLNPMVASAAMALSSVSVVSNSLRLRTKKII
- a CDS encoding efflux RND transporter permease subunit, whose amino-acid sequence is MHNPDSGDRKLTPIQKWISFSAHNRILVIILTAAAVAYSLYTMRNIRLDAIPDLSDTQVIVYTKWDRSPDIMEDQVTYPVITALLGAPKVKAIRGFSDFGFSYVYVIFKDGTDIYWARSRVLEYLQKIIGNLPPGVKPELGPDATGVGWVFSYAMVDRSGKHNLAELRSFQDWNLRYALQSVPGVAEVAGIGGFQKQYQVTIDPNRLQNYGLSVIEVTEAIRRSNNEVGGRLIEWSGREYMVRARGYIQDTEALEQVVVKASETGTPVLLKDVATVALGPQMRRGIADLDGKGDVVGGIVVMRHGENALNVIKRVKAKLEELKPSLPEGVEIITTYDRSELIQKSIDNLKEELLMEMIIVSIVILFFLWHIPSALVPIITIPISVALSFIPMFYMGITSNIMSLAGIAISIGVLVDGAIVEVENAYKKLERWKESGRVGDFHRIRLEALMEVGPSVFFSLLVIAVSFLPVFTLVEQEGRLFKPLAYTKTLAIGLAALLAVTLDPAVRMLFTRMDPFNIRPKWLAWLVNGFAVGKYYPEERHPVSRVLFWIYERPCRWVLRHPKIIIAASILIMATTIPIYRKLGHEFMPPLNEGTILYMPTTFPGLSVTEAQRLMESEDRILSSFPEVVSVFGKAGRADTSTDPAPFSMMETVVVLKPMNEWRQKERWYSSWAPKWLAGFLGHIWPEHISWEELIGEMDRTLQFPGNVNAWTMPIKARIDMLSTGVRTPIGIKIFGADLNKIQELGGQVESILRNLPGTRSIYAERAAGGFFVDFVPKRAALARYGLTVDDLHMVIMTAVGGETLSTTIEGRERYSINLRYPRDLRGDLDQLQRVLVTARTRGDLMATKGGSMAMSGSNQRSAQGVVQVPIVELADIKLVNGPAMIRDENGMLAGYVFVDIAGRDIGGYVEEAKRVVSRQLKLPTGYSLVWSGQYENMLRVRERLKVILPVTILLIFMLLYMNTKSAFKTLVVMLAVPFSLVGAVWLLWLLDYNISIGVWVGMIALMGLDAETGVFMLLFLDLSYEDAKREGHLKSMADLHEAIIHGAVKRVRPKMMTVAAASMGLMPIMWSMGTGADMMKRIAAPMVGGLFTSFIMELLVYPAIYLLYKWHKEVKSLSGQR